Proteins encoded within one genomic window of Deinococcus sedimenti:
- a CDS encoding sensor histidine kinase — protein MTTPETPTVFVVTTQEARAQALAPLLPRVNVIHAPSAEFLMREAHVTIPDVALLYTDTPGVPLHQVLPMLRQRAELGGTHWLAVGSQGLGEMLAAGVDALISDATPPEALALQVRALLGRAHQFRDTLGRVATLQRRMDNWEHEERVRDQLVHMLVHDLKNPIAAVMGLLEIVQEDPRVPEDNRELLKVARDETQHLLHLTVNMLDVRKIQAGKMNLRRELMFTPMFREVVELARGDVGSGLRDRHVRVDVEPDLSPASVDPEILRRVLANLISNALKHTSMGGVITLSVRSVADAVQVMVSDDGEGIPADDIPNLFAAFEQSRLTLHGRFDTGMGLAFCKLAVEEHGGTIWVESERGKGAAFYFTLPLAQDADDDDFVELV, from the coding sequence ATGACGACCCCCGAAACGCCCACCGTGTTTGTCGTGACGACCCAGGAAGCCCGCGCGCAGGCGCTGGCGCCACTGCTGCCGCGCGTGAACGTCATCCACGCCCCCAGCGCCGAGTTCCTGATGCGCGAGGCGCACGTCACCATCCCCGACGTTGCCCTGCTGTACACCGACACGCCCGGCGTGCCCCTGCACCAGGTGCTGCCCATGCTGCGCCAGCGCGCCGAACTGGGCGGCACCCACTGGCTCGCGGTGGGCTCCCAGGGGCTGGGCGAGATGCTGGCCGCCGGGGTCGACGCCCTGATCAGCGACGCCACCCCCCCCGAGGCGCTGGCGCTCCAGGTCCGCGCGCTGCTGGGCCGCGCGCATCAGTTCCGGGACACGCTGGGCCGCGTCGCCACCCTGCAGCGCCGCATGGACAACTGGGAGCACGAGGAACGCGTCCGCGACCAGCTGGTGCACATGCTGGTCCACGACCTGAAAAACCCCATCGCGGCCGTCATGGGCCTCCTGGAGATCGTTCAGGAGGACCCCCGCGTTCCCGAGGACAACCGCGAACTCCTGAAAGTCGCCCGGGACGAGACCCAGCACCTGCTGCACCTGACCGTGAACATGCTCGACGTCCGCAAGATCCAGGCGGGCAAGATGAACCTGCGGCGCGAACTGATGTTCACCCCCATGTTCCGCGAGGTCGTCGAACTCGCCCGGGGCGACGTCGGCAGCGGCCTGCGCGACCGCCACGTCCGGGTGGACGTCGAACCCGACCTGAGCCCCGCCAGCGTCGACCCGGAAATCCTGCGCCGCGTCCTGGCCAACCTGATCAGCAACGCCCTGAAACACACCAGCATGGGCGGCGTGATCACCCTGAGCGTCCGGAGCGTCGCGGACGCCGTGCAGGTCATGGTCAGCGACGACGGCGAGGGCATCCCCGCCGACGACATCCCCAACCTGTTCGCCGCGTTCGAGCAGTCCCGCCTGACCCTGCACGGCCGCTTCGACACCGGCATGGGCCTCGCGTTCTGCAAACTGGCGGTCGAGGAACACGGCGGGACCATCTGGGTGGAATCCGAACGGGGCAAGGGCGCCGCGTTCTACTTCACGCTGCCGCTGGCGCAGGACGCCGACGACGACGACTTCGTCGAACTGGTGTAA
- a CDS encoding DUF4279 domain-containing protein has product MHQVHFRPQGEDYFLVVMVRATPDGWDILGARASARARVALSIVSQTLSAEDITRATGLDPTDASSVGDEWTRPGFSPSRRTFTRWTLCPEGHHPGEFEDKLTRLLDLTHDTDSVCFVNNPEPHRVANSTPGTRFPPARSARVESFCKPFNRSPYEAAPRIRTLADTCDVSVTVGYCGDAEQMWGVPIGRGDLSRLVALGAGLDIDLYAGGPALAEVP; this is encoded by the coding sequence GTGCATCAGGTGCACTTCAGGCCGCAGGGCGAGGACTATTTCCTCGTGGTCATGGTGCGCGCCACACCGGACGGCTGGGACATCCTGGGCGCGCGAGCGTCAGCACGCGCCCGGGTGGCATTGTCCATCGTCAGCCAGACCCTCAGCGCCGAAGACATCACCCGTGCCACCGGGCTGGACCCCACGGACGCCTCCAGTGTCGGGGACGAATGGACACGACCCGGCTTCAGCCCATCACGCCGGACGTTCACCCGCTGGACCCTCTGCCCCGAAGGTCACCACCCCGGCGAGTTCGAGGACAAACTGACGCGACTGCTGGACCTGACGCATGATACGGATTCCGTCTGTTTCGTTAACAACCCGGAACCACACCGGGTTGCCAACTCCACGCCCGGAACCCGTTTCCCTCCTGCTCGCTCCGCTCGGGTTGAAAGTTTTTGCAAACCTTTCAACCGAAGTCCGTATGAGGCCGCGCCGCGCATCCGGACACTGGCTGATACCTGCGACGTCAGCGTGACGGTCGGGTACTGCGGTGACGCGGAACAGATGTGGGGCGTGCCGATCGGGCGGGGCGACCTCAGCCGACTGGTGGCGCTCGGCGCGGGCCTGGACATCGACCTGTACGCGGGTGGTCCAGCCCTGGCCGAGGTGCCCTGA
- a CDS encoding NADH-quinone oxidoreductase subunit A, with protein MLLVALGIGIVAVLASALLGPKKASRTKLMAYESGNDPERGGVGTGQRFPVHFYLVAMLFIIFDIETAFFYPLAVAYQKLIPFAFFEAVTFVLLLLVGYVYILKKKVLEWA; from the coding sequence ATGCTGCTCGTCGCGCTCGGCATCGGCATCGTCGCCGTCCTCGCCAGCGCCCTCCTCGGCCCCAAGAAGGCCAGCCGCACCAAACTCATGGCCTACGAGAGCGGGAACGACCCCGAACGCGGCGGCGTCGGCACCGGCCAGCGCTTCCCCGTGCACTTCTACCTCGTGGCCATGCTGTTCATCATCTTCGACATCGAAACCGCTTTCTTCTACCCCCTGGCCGTCGCCTACCAGAAACTCATCCCCTTCGCCTTCTTCGAAGCCGTCACCTTCGTGCTGCTGCTGCTCGTCGGGTACGTCTACATCCTCAAGAAGAAGGTCTTGGAATGGGCCTGA
- a CDS encoding NuoB/complex I 20 kDa subunit family protein, producing MPLKELFEKDWQELESEGILFSSLEKLVAWGRSNSLWPATFGLACCAIEMMSSTDGRNDLARFGSEVFRASPRQADVMIVAGRLSKKMAPVMRRVYDQMPDPKWVISMGACASSGGMFNNYAIVQNVDSVVPVDIFVPGCPPRPEALIYAVMQLQKKVRGEAFDGLGQQLPMVDAWTR from the coding sequence ATGCCGCTAAAAGAACTGTTCGAGAAGGACTGGCAGGAGCTGGAGTCCGAGGGGATCCTGTTTTCCAGCCTGGAGAAGCTGGTCGCGTGGGGGCGGAGTAACAGTCTGTGGCCCGCGACGTTCGGGCTGGCGTGCTGCGCGATCGAGATGATGAGCAGCACGGATGGCCGCAACGACCTGGCGCGGTTCGGCAGTGAGGTGTTCCGCGCGTCTCCGCGGCAGGCGGACGTGATGATCGTCGCGGGGCGCCTGAGCAAGAAGATGGCGCCGGTCATGCGGCGCGTGTACGACCAGATGCCCGACCCGAAGTGGGTGATCAGCATGGGGGCCTGCGCGAGCAGTGGCGGGATGTTCAACAACTACGCGATCGTGCAGAACGTGGACAGCGTGGTCCCGGTGGATATCTTCGTGCCCGGCTGCCCCCCGCGCCCGGAGGCGCTGATCTACGCCGTGATGCAGCTCCAGAAGAAGGTGCGCGGCGAGGCGTTCGACGGGCTGGGGCAGCAGCTGCCGATGGTGGACGCATGGACCCGCTGA
- a CDS encoding NADH-quinone oxidoreductase subunit C — MDPLKPGDAKPMGREGVAQSSTSVAPVVTPAAAPAPAPAAPSRDVTPLIAELGLTEDHAAEPTALVTPGDLLRAAQALKDHGFMLMDTVGIDYSTYTEARPKRFAVLHNIYHPRDHRRVFLRVWLDDGEVLPSLYPIWRAANYLEREVYDLMGVTFTGHPDLRKVLTPDDLEGHPLRKDFPLGETPTLFRDGRHLDPAAFRAGLTGRDAGLTGYRGELRRGRGEDRLPPVMPEGGPK, encoded by the coding sequence ATGGACCCGCTGAAACCAGGGGACGCGAAACCCATGGGCCGTGAGGGGGTGGCGCAGTCCAGCACCAGCGTCGCGCCGGTCGTCACGCCCGCCGCCGCACCTGCACCTGCTCCGGCCGCGCCCAGCCGCGACGTCACCCCACTGATCGCCGAGCTGGGCCTGACCGAGGACCACGCCGCCGAACCCACCGCCCTGGTCACGCCCGGCGACCTGCTGCGCGCCGCGCAGGCCCTCAAGGACCACGGGTTCATGCTCATGGACACCGTCGGCATCGACTACAGCACGTACACCGAAGCGCGACCGAAACGCTTCGCGGTGCTGCACAACATCTACCACCCGCGCGACCACCGCAGGGTGTTCCTGCGCGTGTGGCTGGACGACGGCGAGGTCCTGCCCAGCCTGTACCCCATCTGGCGCGCCGCGAACTACCTGGAACGCGAGGTGTACGACCTGATGGGCGTCACCTTCACCGGGCATCCCGACCTGCGCAAGGTCCTCACGCCCGACGACCTCGAAGGGCACCCGCTGCGCAAGGACTTCCCGCTGGGCGAGACGCCCACCCTGTTCCGCGACGGCCGCCACCTCGACCCGGCCGCGTTCCGCGCGGGCCTCACCGGACGTGACGCGGGCCTCACCGGGTACCGCGGCGAACTCCGCCGGGGACGCGGCGAGGACCGCCTGCCGCCCGTCATGCCGGAAGGAGGGCCCAAGTGA
- the nuoD gene encoding NADH dehydrogenase (quinone) subunit D, giving the protein MHTQIMSLNVGPQHPSTHGVLRLVVDMDGEYVVKVTPHMGYLHTGFEKTFENRTYQQGVTYAPRTDYLHSFGHELAYVLSVEKLLQADVPERATTVRVILHELGRIHSHLVFVGTGLLDLGALTPFFYAFREKEALQDLFEAVCGYRMNQGYFRVGGLYRDIPDDWAPRVEKFLDQMERGVTEYTTLFAQNPIFLDRAKGVGVIPPEVALDLGLTGPNLRASGVPLDHRKDNPYCGYETYDFNVITSTDGDSLARFNMRLLEFGESIKIVRQALKRLKPGPVKDPNRKISLPPRHELETSMEAVIHHFKLVTEGFHPPTGEVYVPVESARGEVGYYIVSDGGSMPYRVKIRAPSFVNLQALEYACVGAQFADLITILATIDPVLGDVDR; this is encoded by the coding sequence ATGCACACGCAGATCATGAGCCTGAACGTCGGCCCGCAGCACCCCAGTACGCACGGCGTGCTGCGGCTCGTGGTGGACATGGACGGCGAGTACGTCGTGAAGGTCACCCCGCACATGGGGTACCTGCACACCGGCTTCGAGAAGACCTTCGAGAACCGCACGTACCAGCAGGGCGTCACCTACGCGCCCCGCACCGACTACCTGCACTCCTTCGGGCATGAACTCGCGTACGTCCTCAGCGTCGAGAAGCTGCTGCAGGCGGACGTGCCCGAGCGGGCCACCACCGTGCGCGTCATCCTTCATGAACTGGGGCGCATCCACAGTCACCTCGTGTTCGTCGGGACCGGACTGCTCGACCTGGGCGCCCTGACGCCCTTCTTCTACGCCTTCCGCGAGAAGGAAGCCCTGCAGGACCTGTTCGAGGCCGTGTGCGGGTACCGCATGAACCAGGGGTACTTCCGCGTGGGCGGCCTGTACCGCGACATCCCGGACGACTGGGCGCCCCGCGTGGAGAAGTTCCTCGACCAGATGGAACGCGGCGTCACCGAGTACACCACGCTGTTCGCGCAGAACCCCATCTTCCTCGACCGCGCCAAGGGGGTGGGCGTCATCCCGCCCGAGGTCGCCCTCGACCTGGGCCTCACCGGACCCAACCTGCGCGCCAGCGGCGTGCCCCTCGACCACCGCAAGGACAACCCCTACTGCGGCTACGAGACCTACGACTTCAACGTCATCACCAGCACCGACGGCGACTCCCTGGCGCGGTTCAACATGCGCCTCCTCGAATTCGGCGAGAGCATCAAGATCGTCCGGCAGGCCCTGAAACGCCTCAAACCCGGCCCGGTCAAGGACCCCAACCGCAAGATCAGCCTCCCGCCCCGCCACGAACTCGAGACGAGCATGGAAGCGGTCATCCACCACTTCAAACTCGTCACGGAAGGCTTTCACCCGCCCACCGGCGAGGTGTACGTCCCCGTCGAGAGTGCGCGCGGCGAGGTCGGGTACTACATCGTCAGCGACGGCGGCAGCATGCCGTACCGCGTGAAGATCCGCGCCCCCAGCTTCGTGAACCTCCAGGCGCTCGAGTACGCCTGCGTCGGCGCGCAGTTCGCGGACCTCATCACCATTCTCGCCACCATCGACCCCGTGCTGGGCGACGTGGACCGCTGA
- the nuoE gene encoding NADH-quinone oxidoreductase subunit NuoE yields MSYFAEKQPLVADIFSRYPDSPQGRRSALMPLLREVQDAEGFVSESRMAEIAALCGTTATEVRSVMSFYSTYHTLPTGKYHLQVCSTLMCALAGSDELWDHLVETLDVQPGEVSADGRFSVQKVECLGSCGTAPMMQINDDGYYENVGPGKCARILASLRSDLQPLPDNPVPVTVGADGRQVLATGQAIGSSVTGLHRLPEQAGGDA; encoded by the coding sequence TTGAGTTACTTCGCTGAGAAACAACCACTGGTGGCGGATATCTTCAGCCGTTACCCGGATTCACCGCAGGGGCGGCGCAGCGCGTTGATGCCGCTGCTGCGCGAGGTGCAGGACGCGGAAGGTTTCGTGTCCGAATCTCGCATGGCGGAGATCGCCGCGCTGTGCGGGACGACGGCGACCGAGGTGCGGTCCGTGATGAGCTTCTACTCGACGTACCACACGCTCCCCACGGGGAAGTATCACCTGCAGGTGTGCAGCACGCTGATGTGCGCGCTGGCCGGGTCGGACGAGCTGTGGGATCACCTCGTGGAGACGCTGGACGTGCAGCCGGGCGAGGTCAGCGCGGACGGGCGGTTCAGCGTGCAGAAGGTCGAGTGCCTGGGCTCGTGCGGGACCGCGCCGATGATGCAGATCAACGACGACGGGTACTACGAGAACGTGGGGCCGGGTAAGTGCGCGCGGATTCTGGCGTCGCTGCGAAGCGACCTGCAGCCGCTGCCGGACAACCCGGTGCCGGTGACGGTGGGCGCGGACGGACGGCAGGTGCTGGCGACCGGGCAGGCGATCGGGTCGAGCGTGACCGGCCTGCACCGCCTGCCGGAACAGGCCGGGGGTGACGCATGA
- the nuoF gene encoding NADH-quinone oxidoreductase subunit NuoF: protein MTATAPTPPKPITSAKDPRFAPTLYAHVGQAESWTLDYYRRNGGYEPVKRAFAMGPDAVIEEVKKSGLRGRGGAGFATGLKWSFMPLKDGKPHYIICNADESEPGSFKDRYLLSEDPHQLIEGMIIAAFAMRASVGYIYIRGEYVHAAERMWAAIHEAREAGLLGQNILGSGFDFQLFVHRGAGAYICGEETALMNSLEGLRANPRLKPPFPAAAGLYGLPTTINNVETFCAATQILRYGADWHAGMGTEKSKGMKLFQISGPVARPGVYELPLGTTFRELIYDWAGGPLEEMKAIIPGGSSCPMLPWTDAILDTPMDYESVAAAGSMLGTAGVTLIPKADCIVNATWNLVRFYGHESCGKCTPCREGISSWMTRMYQKLVTGRGQPGDVQLILDMSDNIGGRSFCALADACLGPVLSSIKLFREEYDALAGTQQPLYPARKRWKDA from the coding sequence ATGACCGCCACGGCCCCCACCCCCCCGAAGCCGATCACGAGTGCGAAGGACCCGCGTTTCGCGCCGACGCTGTACGCGCACGTCGGTCAGGCAGAGAGCTGGACGCTCGACTACTACCGCCGGAACGGCGGGTACGAACCGGTGAAACGCGCGTTCGCGATGGGGCCGGACGCCGTGATCGAGGAAGTGAAGAAGTCCGGTCTGCGCGGGCGCGGCGGGGCGGGCTTCGCGACCGGCCTGAAGTGGTCGTTCATGCCCCTGAAGGACGGCAAACCGCACTACATCATCTGCAACGCGGACGAGTCCGAACCCGGCAGCTTCAAGGACCGCTACCTGCTCTCCGAGGACCCGCATCAGCTGATCGAGGGCATGATCATCGCCGCCTTTGCCATGCGCGCCTCGGTGGGGTACATCTACATCCGCGGGGAGTACGTGCACGCCGCCGAACGCATGTGGGCCGCGATTCACGAGGCGCGCGAGGCCGGACTGCTGGGCCAGAACATCCTCGGCAGCGGCTTCGACTTCCAGCTGTTCGTGCACCGGGGCGCCGGGGCGTACATCTGCGGTGAGGAAACCGCACTGATGAACTCGCTGGAGGGGCTGCGCGCCAACCCGCGCCTGAAGCCCCCGTTCCCGGCGGCGGCGGGCCTGTACGGCCTGCCGACCACCATCAACAACGTCGAGACGTTCTGCGCCGCCACGCAGATCCTCCGCTACGGCGCGGACTGGCACGCGGGCATGGGCACCGAGAAGAGCAAGGGCATGAAACTCTTCCAGATCTCCGGTCCCGTCGCGCGGCCCGGCGTGTACGAACTGCCGCTGGGCACCACCTTCCGCGAACTCATCTACGACTGGGCCGGCGGCCCCCTGGAAGAGATGAAGGCCATCATTCCGGGCGGGAGCAGCTGCCCCATGCTGCCCTGGACGGACGCGATCCTGGATACGCCCATGGACTACGAGTCCGTCGCGGCCGCCGGGAGCATGCTCGGCACCGCCGGGGTCACGCTGATCCCTAAGGCGGACTGCATCGTGAACGCCACCTGGAACCTCGTGCGCTTCTACGGGCACGAGAGCTGCGGCAAGTGCACCCCCTGCCGCGAGGGCATCAGCTCCTGGATGACCCGCATGTACCAGAAACTCGTCACCGGACGCGGGCAGCCCGGCGACGTGCAGCTCATCCTGGACATGAGTGACAACATCGGCGGCCGCAGCTTCTGCGCGCTGGCCGACGCCTGCCTCGGCCCTGTCCTGAGCAGTATCAAGCTGTTCCGCGAGGAATACGACGCGCTGGCTGGCACCCAGCAGCCCCTGTACCCCGCGCGCAAACGCTGGAAGGACGCGTGA